A genomic window from Fusarium oxysporum Fo47 chromosome VIII, complete sequence includes:
- a CDS encoding uncharacterized protein (of unknown function-domain containing protein) — MLVFSESLHPNTVHTVLVVSFCASACACLGLLAHTLVYKRKALNRYAYPSSPPPEPVKKTAPVDYTTVYPPSQRHALPEISPGFGSDDVDLSVASKPLLRLDEDYRHANPSTFNFTSFSVGEIRRLGDFPDYAKLSGVPLPEPLKSFNVDKAMPRPYRPFRWAYHQTMSLKKMDPDFWLEIENTYRERVAQRQSLYAKHGKDVLQALPGSELACKELMEMVIQFLCARYPQAFELHGKVFVNHILAVKEDLDETEPLLFLLNHVPEDFALTLRDPATGRYCFRAGVICSSVGWKLSEKIGLGLPEIHAPVPDYKEKMEFSMDRFFTKMPTNSPIQRGSWGLEVGQPLFIPSEDPEFKTREVQNPSLTEEDISLRVDWQTLRRLPLSGAIVFNFKALFTPMTEFRDEPHVPSLVLKVLNEGKENIMKYKGTWHVEHITKPTLRKWEREQIEKGLIPKDWEVTTLAENPFFPGWERKWTVN; from the exons atgcttgTCTTTTCAGAAAGTCTTCATCCTAATACGGTTCATACTGTACTTGTGGTATCGTTTTGTGCCAGTGCTTGTGCGTGTTTGGGTCTCTTGGCTCATACTCTTGTGTACAAGCGAAAGGCTCTTAATCGATATGCGTATCCATCATCTCCCCCACCAGAACCTGTAAAGAAGACTGCTCCAGTAGATTATACTACTGTCTATCCTCCATCGCAAAGACACGCTCTCCCTGAGATATCGCCAGGCTTTGGCTCTGACGATGTTGACCTTTCTGTGGCATCAAAACCTCTTCTGAGACTGGATGAGGACTATCGTCATGCCAATCCCAGCACATTCAACTTCACCAGCTTCAGTGTTGGTGAGATCAGACGACTCGGAGACTTCCCGGACTATGCAAAGCTGTCAGGTGTTCCCTTACCAGAGCCTCTCAAAAGCTTCAATGTCGACAAGGCAATGCCGAGACCATATCGCCCATTCCGGTGGGCTTATCACCAGACCATGT cgttgaagaagatggatccAGACTTCTGGCTAGAGATAGAGAACACATATCGCGAACGCGTCGCCCAGCGACAAAGCCTCTACGCAAAACACGGCAAAGATGTCCTGCAGGCCTTACCCGGCTCTGAGCTAGCATGTAAAGAGCTCATGGAGATGGTGATTCAGTTCCTCTGCGCGCGGTATCCCCAAGCATTTGAACTCCACGGCAAAGTATTTGTCAATCACATTCTGGCAGTCAaggaagatcttgatgagaCCGAGCCCTtgctcttccttctcaaccACGTCCCCGAGGACTTTGCACTCACACTGCGGGATCCTGCGACAGGACGGTATTGTTTCAGAGCTGGCGTGATTTGTTCTTCTGTCGGATGGAAACTGAGTGAGAAGATTGGACTGGGATTGCCAGAGATACACGCCCCTGTGCCTGATtacaaggagaagatggagtttAGCATGGACCG ATTCTTCACAAAAATGCCTACCAACAGTCCCATCCAGCGCGGGTCCTGGGGTCTCGAAGTCGGTCAACCGCTCTTCATCCCCTCCGAAGACCCCGAGTTCAAGACTCGAGAAGTTCAAAACCCCTCTCTTACCGAAGAAGACATCTCCCTTCGAGTTGACTGGCAGACCCTGCGTCGCCTACCTCTTTCAGGCGCTAtcgtcttcaacttcaaGGCCTTATTCACGCCAATGACCGAGTTCAGAGATGAGCCGCACGTTCCCTCTCTGGTCTTGAAGGTGTTGAATGAGGGCAAAGAGAATATTATGAAGTACAAGGGGACATGGCATGTTGAGCATATTACGAAGCCGACGCTGAGGAAATGGGAGAGGGAGCAGATTGAGAAGGGTTTGATCCCGAAGGATTGGGAGGTTACTACATTGGCGGAGAATCCGTTCTTCCCAGGGTGGGAGAGGAAGTGGACTGTCAATTGA
- a CDS encoding FAD dependent oxidoreductase, with product MSKPSVLIIGGGVFGTSTAYHLIQRGYTNVTVVDRFAAPSRDSAGTDLNKVIRADYPNPYYAQLGLETLGVWKDPDSLFKGLYRESGWIMGGHEETNQWLENAKDLAEKKGRQGVEYLDVERIREKWPALTGEFPGWTNLYSPQAGWVPSGQALLCMAKAAEKNGAKYITGHAGQINELVYEDGTCKGAVAANGEIHRADKVIVAAGAGLPALVEGARTDVRAETSVICVMKLEPHEIEKYKDIPIIDDFEQGIIFPPDENGLIKLCSVRLVTNYFNHVHSGASVLHSVGDYPFDGCPRELEVEIRKFVREMIPELADRPFVHTRQCWDGMASDLNFRICPYPDTKNLYIATAGSNHGFKFLPIIGKYVVDLLEDSLDSGLKNLWSWKFGKKPDDFQDPHPFPRRDLNELTGWKGRNAPADGKLPWTWSRSRL from the exons ATGAGTAAACCATCtgttctcatcatcggcggaGGTGTCTTCGGAACCTCAACCGCATACCATCTCATCCAACGCGGCTACACCAACGTCACAGTGGTCGATCGTTTCGCGGCCCCATCTCGCGACTCAGCCGGCACTGACCTGAACAAGGTTATCCGTGCAGACTATCCCAACCCGTACTACGCCCAGCTCGGTCTCGAGACCCTTGGCGTGTGGAAAGATCCAGACTCTCTCTTCAAGGGCCTGTATCGCGAGTCGGGATGGATCATGGGTGGGCATGAGGAGACGAATCAATGGTTGGAGAACGCTAAGGATTtggccgagaagaaggggaGACAGGGAGTGGAGTATCTGGATGTTGAGAGGATTAGAGAGAAGTGGCCTGCTCTGACTGGGGAGTTCCCGGGCTGGACTAATCTGTACAGCCCTCAGGCTGGTTGG GTCCCCTCAGGCCAAGCCCTTCTCTGCATGGCCAAAGCTGCAGAGAAGAATGGCGCAAAGTACATCACCGGCCATGCTGGTCAGATCAATGAGCTCGTATACGAGGATGGAACCTGCAAGGGTGCCGTCGCCGCTAACGGGGAGATTCATCGCGCCGATAAGGTCATTGTCGCAGCTGGAGCAGGTCTCCCGGCTCTTGTCGAGGGAGCTAGAACTGATGTCAGAGCGGAGACTTCGGTAATCTGTGTGATGAAGCTGGAGCCACATGAGATTGAAAAGTACAAGGACATTCCCATCATTGATGACTTTGAGCAGG GCATCATCTTTCCTCCCGACGAGAACGGCCTCATCAAGCTATGCAGTGTTCGGCTTGTGACCAACTATTTCAACCATGTACACTCCGGCGCTTCAGTCTTACATTCAGTGGGTGACTATCCTTTCGATGGATGCCCCAGGGAACTCGAAGTCGAGATTCGAAAGTTTGTTCGAGAAATGATCCCTGAGCTCGCAGATCGACCCTTTGTCCACACTCGTCAATGCTG GGACGGCATGGCCTCAGACCTCAACTTCCGCATCTGCCCTTATCCCGACACAAAGAATCTCTACATAGCCACAGCTGGCTCAAACCACGGGTTCAAGTTTCTCCCAATCATTGGAAAGTACGTAGTCGACCTTTTAGAGGATTCCCTCGATTCAGGCCTCAAGAATCTCTGGAGCTGGAAGTTCGGAAAGAAGCCCGATGATTTCCAAGATCCTCATCCCTTTCCCCGCAGAGACTTGAACGAGTTGACGGGTTGGAAGGGGAGAAATGCTCCAGCGGATGGAAAGCTGCCTTGGACGTGGAGCCGTAGTCGTCTCTAG